In one Pseudomonas sp. SCA2728.1_7 genomic region, the following are encoded:
- a CDS encoding cyclopropane-fatty-acyl-phospholipid synthase family protein: MKSSSLSVSRFSANGLTGSLLRRGVLRQLAQLKNGQLLVVEDGERLMFGTPGSALLGEIHVLDSAVWGMVAGNGSIGAGEAFIHGYWSSPDLTAVVRVFVSNLDVLDAMEGGLARLGRPLVQGLHWLNRNTRKGSQKNIAAHYDLGNDLFEQFLDPTMMYSAAQFLTPEDSLEQAQLNKLERICQKLALKPDDHLLEIGTGWGSMALYAAQNYGCRVTTTTLSKEQYAFTAQRIEQLGLQDQVTLLLKDYRDLTGEYDKLVSIEMIEAVGHRFLPTYFKQCAHLLKSNGLMLIQAITIREQRYEQAKRGVDFIQRYIFPGGALPCVQKMLEVVSRDTDMNLLHMEDFGLHYAKTLRLWHENFRRAHGRLTELGYDDYFLRLWEFYLCYCEGGFLERTIGTAQLLLAKPAAMTAPLLGRFDA; this comes from the coding sequence ATGAAATCCTCTAGTCTGTCGGTCAGTCGGTTCAGCGCCAACGGTTTGACCGGATCGCTGCTGCGCCGTGGAGTGCTGCGCCAATTGGCTCAGTTGAAAAACGGGCAACTGCTGGTGGTCGAGGATGGCGAACGTCTGATGTTCGGTACGCCGGGCAGTGCCTTGCTCGGGGAAATCCATGTGCTCGACTCGGCCGTCTGGGGCATGGTTGCCGGCAATGGTTCGATTGGTGCTGGCGAGGCGTTTATCCACGGTTATTGGAGTTCACCGGATCTGACAGCGGTGGTGCGCGTGTTCGTCAGCAACCTCGATGTGCTCGATGCCATGGAGGGTGGCCTGGCCCGCCTCGGCCGGCCGCTGGTGCAAGGCCTGCACTGGCTCAACCGCAACACGCGCAAGGGTTCGCAGAAAAACATCGCCGCGCACTACGACCTCGGTAACGATCTGTTCGAACAGTTTCTCGACCCGACCATGATGTATTCGGCGGCGCAGTTCCTTACGCCCGAAGACAGCCTGGAGCAGGCGCAGCTGAACAAACTGGAGCGGATCTGCCAGAAGCTCGCGCTCAAACCCGATGATCATTTGCTGGAGATCGGCACCGGTTGGGGCAGCATGGCGCTTTACGCCGCCCAGAATTACGGTTGCCGCGTGACCACCACAACACTCTCGAAAGAACAGTACGCGTTTACCGCACAACGCATCGAACAACTGGGTTTGCAGGATCAGGTCACGCTGCTGCTCAAGGACTACCGCGACCTCACCGGCGAATACGACAAACTGGTGTCGATCGAGATGATCGAAGCGGTCGGCCACCGCTTCCTGCCGACCTACTTCAAACAATGCGCGCACTTGCTCAAGAGCAACGGTTTGATGCTGATCCAGGCGATCACCATCCGCGAACAGCGCTACGAACAGGCCAAGCGCGGCGTCGATTTCATCCAGCGCTACATTTTCCCCGGCGGCGCCCTGCCCTGTGTGCAGAAAATGCTCGAGGTGGTCAGCCGCGACACCGATATGAACCTGCTGCACATGGAAGATTTCGGCCTGCATTACGCAAAAACCCTGCGCCTGTGGCATGAGAACTTCCGCCGCGCCCATGGCCGTCTCACCGAACTGGGCTATGACGATTATTTCCTGCGCCTGTGGGAGTTTTACCTGTGTTACTGCGAGGGCGGCTTCCTCGAACGCACCATCGGCACCGCGCAGTTGTTGCTGGCCAAACCGGCTGCAATGACCGCACCGCTGCTCGGACGCTTCGATGCTTGA
- a CDS encoding DUF1365 domain-containing protein produces MNSALYSGWIGHRRFSPRRHEFRYRIGLLYLDLSEQDAVLALSPLAGRSRFAPFSFRETDYLKTFTGRGMRLIDAVRQQVGIAIGHEPQGAICLLTQARSWGLSFNPVSFFYCHEADGQLAAIVCEVTNTPWRERYHYVLPARTPANLQDFHQHFAVAKAFHVSPFLPRDLEYRMSFSPAAQALGVHMADWQGEQKLFDATLNLQRENLDRRSLHRYLRRFPWMTAKTALAIYWQAMRLLLKRAPLFAHQAADGSFQTATVPPKEHRHEIL; encoded by the coding sequence ATGAACAGCGCCCTGTACAGCGGCTGGATCGGCCATCGGCGTTTCTCGCCGCGCCGCCATGAATTCCGCTATCGGATCGGTCTGCTCTACCTCGACCTCAGCGAACAGGACGCCGTGCTTGCACTGTCGCCGCTGGCCGGGCGCAGTCGCTTTGCGCCGTTTTCCTTTCGCGAGACCGACTACCTGAAGACCTTTACCGGCCGAGGCATGCGCCTGATCGATGCCGTGCGTCAGCAGGTCGGCATCGCCATCGGCCATGAACCGCAAGGCGCGATCTGCCTGCTGACCCAGGCGCGCAGTTGGGGGTTGTCGTTCAATCCGGTGAGTTTCTTTTATTGCCATGAGGCCGACGGACAACTGGCGGCGATTGTTTGCGAAGTCACCAATACGCCGTGGCGCGAGCGTTATCACTATGTGCTGCCGGCGCGCACGCCCGCCAATCTGCAGGATTTTCATCAGCACTTCGCCGTGGCCAAAGCCTTTCACGTTTCGCCGTTTCTGCCCCGCGATCTCGAATACCGCATGAGTTTCAGTCCCGCCGCGCAAGCCCTCGGTGTGCACATGGCCGACTGGCAAGGCGAGCAAAAACTGTTCGACGCCACACTCAATCTGCAACGCGAAAATCTTGATCGTCGCAGCCTGCATCGTTACTTGCGGCGCTTTCCGTGGATGACCGCGAAAACTGCCTTGGCGATTTACTGGCAGGCGATGCGCCTGCTGCTCAAACGCGCACCGCTCTTTGCTCATCAGGCTGCCGACGGCAGCTTTCAAACCGCCACTGTGCCTCCCAAGGAGCACCGCCATGAAATCCTCTAG
- a CDS encoding FAD-dependent oxidoreductase translates to MKIAIVGSGIAGLTCAYLLNRRHEVTVFEAGDWVGGHTHTVDVTVAGRQYAVDTGFIVFNDWTYPNFIRLLGQLGVAFKPTEMSFSVTDPDTGLEYNGNNLNSLFAQRSNLFSPGFWGMLRDILRFNKEAQRDLLELRIAADTTLDEYLKAGGYGERFILHYIVPMGSAIWSMPMAEMLNFPLQFFVRFFKNHGLLSVSDRPQWQVIEGGSSAYIAPLTAAFKERIRINCPVTRVDRDVHGVVIHSPAGLEHFDQVVFACHSDQALKLLAMPSDAERAILGALPYAANEVVLHTDTRLLPTRKLAWASWNYRLSGAGHTHAAVTYDMNILQGIQSNTTFCVSLNQSAGISPDKVLARYTYAHPQFSLAAVAAQNRWGELDGAQHTHYCGAYWANGFHEDGVVSALRVAAAFGETL, encoded by the coding sequence ATGAAAATAGCCATCGTCGGCAGCGGGATCGCCGGGCTGACCTGCGCTTACCTGCTCAATCGCCGCCATGAAGTGACGGTGTTCGAGGCCGGCGACTGGGTCGGTGGTCACACGCACACCGTCGACGTTACGGTCGCTGGACGGCAGTACGCCGTGGACACCGGTTTCATTGTGTTCAACGACTGGACCTACCCGAATTTCATCCGTCTGCTCGGCCAGCTTGGCGTAGCGTTCAAACCGACCGAAATGAGTTTCTCGGTGACCGACCCGGACACCGGTCTGGAGTACAACGGCAACAACCTCAACAGCCTGTTCGCCCAGCGCAGCAACCTGTTTTCGCCCGGGTTCTGGGGCATGTTGCGCGACATTCTGCGCTTCAACAAAGAAGCCCAGCGCGACCTCCTTGAACTGCGCATCGCCGCCGACACCACCCTCGACGAATACCTCAAGGCTGGCGGTTACGGCGAGCGTTTCATCCTGCATTACATCGTGCCGATGGGCTCGGCGATCTGGTCGATGCCAATGGCGGAAATGCTCAATTTCCCGCTGCAGTTTTTCGTACGTTTTTTCAAGAATCATGGACTGTTGTCGGTCAGTGATCGTCCGCAATGGCAAGTTATCGAAGGCGGCTCGAGCGCCTATATCGCGCCGCTGACAGCCGCGTTCAAGGAGCGGATTCGTATCAATTGCCCGGTAACCCGGGTTGATCGTGACGTGCATGGCGTAGTTATCCACAGCCCGGCAGGCCTCGAACACTTCGATCAGGTGGTGTTCGCCTGTCACAGCGATCAAGCGTTGAAACTGCTGGCGATGCCGAGCGATGCCGAACGCGCGATCCTCGGCGCCCTGCCCTACGCCGCCAACGAAGTGGTGCTGCACACCGACACGCGCTTGTTGCCGACACGCAAACTTGCGTGGGCGAGCTGGAACTATCGGCTCAGCGGCGCTGGCCATACCCACGCCGCCGTCACCTACGACATGAACATTCTGCAGGGCATTCAGAGCAACACCACGTTCTGCGTCAGCCTCAATCAGAGCGCCGGCATCAGCCCCGACAAAGTGCTTGCCCGTTACACCTATGCCCATCCGCAATTCAGCCTCGCTGCGGTGGCGGCACAGAATCGCTGGGGCGAACTGGATGGCGCGCAGCACACACATTATTGCGGCGCCTATTGGGCCAACGGTTTTCATGAGGACGGTGTCGTCAGCGCCTTACGCGTGGCCGCTGCGTTCGGGGAAACCTTATGA
- a CDS encoding SDR family NAD(P)-dependent oxidoreductase → MSRTPPRRYWLTGASSGIGAALAEEILKTGAHLAVSSRQIAPLKVLSQRYPGQVLVVPGDLTNSQTVREIGEQIAADWGSLDSVILNAGTCEYVDAKQFDSSIIEHVVRTNLLASSYCIEAALPLLRKGTAPHLIGVASSVTYLPLPRAEAYGASKAGLRYLFESLRIDLADEGIEVTVVSPGFVETPLTAKNDFPMPLSWPVDKAARHIFAKLKDRPLEIAFPALFMAALWPLSKLPSRVQLAIGKRMVRKSPPLTDPT, encoded by the coding sequence ATGAGTCGTACACCTCCACGGCGGTATTGGTTGACCGGGGCCAGCAGTGGCATCGGCGCCGCGCTGGCTGAAGAGATCCTGAAAACCGGTGCGCACTTGGCGGTCAGTTCCCGTCAGATCGCCCCGCTCAAGGTCTTGTCGCAACGCTATCCGGGGCAGGTTTTGGTGGTACCGGGAGATCTGACCAACAGCCAGACAGTGCGCGAAATCGGTGAGCAGATCGCCGCAGACTGGGGTTCGCTGGACTCGGTGATTCTCAACGCCGGCACCTGCGAATATGTCGACGCCAAGCAGTTCGATTCCTCGATCATCGAGCATGTGGTGCGCACCAATTTGCTCGCCAGCAGTTATTGCATCGAGGCTGCCCTGCCGCTGCTGCGCAAAGGCACTGCGCCGCATCTGATCGGCGTGGCCAGCTCGGTGACCTACCTGCCGCTGCCACGAGCCGAAGCCTACGGCGCCTCGAAGGCCGGATTGCGTTACCTGTTCGAATCGCTGCGCATCGATCTGGCCGACGAAGGCATTGAAGTCACCGTGGTCAGCCCGGGTTTTGTCGAAACACCGCTGACCGCAAAAAACGATTTCCCCATGCCCTTGAGCTGGCCTGTGGATAAAGCCGCACGGCACATCTTCGCCAAGCTCAAGGACCGGCCGCTGGAGATCGCCTTCCCGGCGCTGTTCATGGCCGCGCTGTGGCCGCTATCGAAACTTCCATCGCGGGTACAACTGGCGATCGGCAAGCGCATGGTGCGCAAGTCTCCACCACTGACGGATCCGACATGA
- a CDS encoding nuclear transport factor 2 family protein has protein sequence MSEFLRRFARQFSALNKDNLQSLGELYSDDIHFTDPLHEVQGLAQLRDYFGELYANVSELHFDFHGFDQIGDCEGYLRWVMSYRHPRLAGGRLIRVSGCSHLLWRDKVYRHRDYFDAGALLYEHLPVLGRVIAWLKRRMG, from the coding sequence ATGAGTGAATTCCTGCGCCGCTTCGCCCGGCAATTTTCAGCGTTGAACAAAGACAACCTGCAAAGCCTGGGCGAGCTGTACAGCGATGACATTCATTTCACCGACCCGCTGCACGAGGTCCAGGGGCTGGCGCAGTTACGCGACTATTTCGGCGAGCTATACGCCAACGTCAGCGAACTGCATTTCGACTTTCATGGTTTCGACCAGATCGGCGACTGCGAAGGTTACCTGCGCTGGGTCATGAGCTATCGCCATCCACGCCTGGCGGGTGGCCGCTTGATTCGCGTCAGCGGCTGCTCGCACCTGCTCTGGCGCGACAAGGTTTATCGCCACCGGGATTACTTCGATGCCGGGGCGCTGCTGTATGAACACTTGCCAGTATTGGGCCGGGTCATTGCCTGGCTGAAAAGGAGAATGGGATGA